From the genome of Pseudomonas bubulae:
CCGCTGCGACACTTTTGGAAAACCCAGACACGTAAACGGTTCTTTCCGGCGCCAAGTCAGCCAAAGACGTCGGCGGGTTATCGACCAGAAAAGCGTAGGCCGCATCTTCGATGATATGCAGATCATGTGCCCGGGCGATCGCGACCAAGTGTTGGCGCTGCTCCAGGCTCATCACCCACCCCAACGGATTGTGCAACGTCGGCATGCTGTAGACAGCACGCACAGAGCGACGGCGACACAGCCTGGCGAGGGCATCCAGATCCGGCCCGCTTTCCGTGCTCGGGATGGGCAGCAATTCAAGGTGCAGGGCCAGCGCCAGTGCCTTGAAACCCGGGTAGGTCAAGGCGTCCACCGCGATCACGTCACCAGGCTGGAGCAGTGCCATCAGCACCACGCTCAACCCGTGTTGTGCGCCGTTGACGATCAACACCTGTTCGGCGGGCACATTCAACCCGCTCCTGGCCAGGTGCCTCGCGACCGAGGCGCGCTCATGCAGGCGCCCGCCATGGGGCTGGTAGCGCAACAACGATTCCAGATCGCCAGACAACGCCAACTGCCGCAGCGCAGTACGCAACAGTTCGGCCTGGCCCGGCAAGGAGGGATAGTTGTAATTGAGATCCAGCATCCCCGCGATCACGTCGGGCTGGTCTATACCGTGGCCTGGTGGTAGCGAGGTTTCCCGGACAAAAGTGCCACGCCCGGTTTCGCCACTGACCAGCCCCATGGCCTCTAGCTCGGCATACACGCGACTGGCCGTGACCAGCGCCAGCCCTTCGCTGGCTGCGAGCTGGCGATGGGTAGGCAAACGCGTACCCGGCGACAGACGGCCTGAGCGGATATCGGCAGCAAAGCCGTCAACCAGCGACTTGTAGCGGGAACGGGACATCGGGCTTTGTATCCATGACAATTTTTTGATTGTCATTAATCATCAGCCATAGGATGGACTGTATGCAATCCCGCGATTGGCCTTGAGCGTGAGACTCGATGGAACGTACTTCCAACTTGCAAATCCCCACCACCGAAAAAAACCTCAGCGGCTGGATCAACGGCTTTATCGGCGTGGTCATTTTCAGCGCCTCATTGCCCGCAACCAAGGTGGCGGTGCTGGAGTTCGATCCCGTGTTCCTCACCCTGGCCCGTGCCAGTATTGCCGGGGTACTGGCCCTGGCCATGCTCGGGTTGTTCAAGGCCCGGCGGCCGCAGCGCAACCAGCTGGTGCCCCTGCTGCTGGTGGCAACCGGGGTGGTGGTGGGGTTTCCGCTGCTGACCGCGCTGGCTTTGCAGCATGTGACATCGGCCCACACCATTGTCTTCCTTGGCCTGCTGCCGCTGTCTACCGCCATTTTCGCCGTGGTGCGCGGGGGTGAACGGCCACGGCCAGCATTCTGGCTGTTCTCGATCCTGGGCAGCGCGTGCGTCGTGGCCTATGCCCTTGCGCAGGGTCTGAGTGCAGCGCCCGAGGGTGACATCCTGATGCTCCTGGCTGTATTGATCTGCGGTCTTGGCTATGCCGAAGGGGCCAGGTTGTCGCGTACGCTGGGCGGCTGGCAGGTCATTTCATGGGCACTGGTGCTGTCACTGCCATTGATGGCTCCGCTGGCATGGTTGTGGGCCCCCGCTTCGTTCAAAGGCATTAGCGCACCTGCCTGGCTCGGCCTGGCTTACATCTCGATCTTCAGCATGCTGATAGGCTTTGTATTCTGGTACCGGGGGCTGGCCCAGGGCGGGATTGCCGCCGTTGGGCAGTTGCAGCTGCTGCAACCATTTTTTGGCCTGGCACTGGCTGCCACCTTGCTGCACGAGACTGTAAGCATGGGC
Proteins encoded in this window:
- a CDS encoding PLP-dependent aminotransferase family protein; translation: MSRSRYKSLVDGFAADIRSGRLSPGTRLPTHRQLAASEGLALVTASRVYAELEAMGLVSGETGRGTFVRETSLPPGHGIDQPDVIAGMLDLNYNYPSLPGQAELLRTALRQLALSGDLESLLRYQPHGGRLHERASVARHLARSGLNVPAEQVLIVNGAQHGLSVVLMALLQPGDVIAVDALTYPGFKALALALHLELLPIPSTESGPDLDALARLCRRRSVRAVYSMPTLHNPLGWVMSLEQRQHLVAIARAHDLHIIEDAAYAFLVDNPPTSLADLAPERTVYVSGFSKSVAAGLRVGFIVAPAEKVSVLERIIRVTAWNAPGVMTAITSAWLDDGTVTRLESQKRKDAQARQLIADEQLAGLHRIRHPSSYFVWLPLSEDARADQVVAALAREQVSVSTAQPFATSAHVPHAIRLALGSVGMTALREGLAKVKWVVQAHA
- a CDS encoding DMT family transporter, producing MERTSNLQIPTTEKNLSGWINGFIGVVIFSASLPATKVAVLEFDPVFLTLARASIAGVLALAMLGLFKARRPQRNQLVPLLLVATGVVVGFPLLTALALQHVTSAHTIVFLGLLPLSTAIFAVVRGGERPRPAFWLFSILGSACVVAYALAQGLSAAPEGDILMLLAVLICGLGYAEGARLSRTLGGWQVISWALVLSLPLMAPLAWLWAPASFKGISAPAWLGLAYISIFSMLIGFVFWYRGLAQGGIAAVGQLQLLQPFFGLALAATLLHETVSMGMFGVTAAVILCVAGAKKFAR